A region of Paenimyroides aestuarii DNA encodes the following proteins:
- a CDS encoding penicillin-binding protein encodes MGLAKNENNRIFFVFFGMLAIGIAIFAKMSIIQFKEGEQWRSKADSLTIKDEIIPANRGNIYSADGSLLATSIPKYTIYFDPMAPSSENFEKYIEPFSDSLAKMIPRKSASEYKSYFRKARSNKKRYIHIATKLSYTQYMKMKSFPLFNLGKFKGGMIVNQVHVREYPMGMIANRTIGYERVNDDKTITRKGIEAAFTDYLTGKEGKRKVQKMSKSLWKPIHDENEIDPKDGYDITTTIDVYIQDIAHHALLSSLEYYEADHGTVVVMETNTGQIKAISNLGKIGDGSYRETVNYAVLERHDPGSTFKLASYLALLDDGKADTATIYDTHNGIVTFSGRQVRDSNRRGYGKISLGRAFEVSSNTVVTQAVYKAYKDNPKDFTDKMKDFGFNATLGMDLKGEPKSYIPVPGDRNWSKIALPWMAYGYGILVTPMQTLTLYNAIANNGEMVKPQFVKEIRDVNQVIRTFDKEVINPQIVKPKVVKEMQAIMKNVVLRGTGKGLRSDDFSMAGKTGTAQMNYGNRGGMYYASSFVGYFPAENPKYSCIVVIHRPTKHSYYGGDVAGPVFKRIAQKIFTDVPSLKEIKNIETPSQKAVKSYKNYYANVKQSGNVMPNVVGLPAMDAVAILENLGLKVQTIGFGKVTKQSVANGEKVTKKQTITLELS; translated from the coding sequence ATGGGACTAGCAAAAAACGAAAATAACAGAATTTTCTTTGTTTTCTTTGGAATGCTTGCCATTGGTATTGCCATTTTTGCAAAAATGAGCATCATTCAGTTCAAAGAAGGCGAACAATGGCGCAGCAAAGCAGATAGCTTAACAATTAAAGACGAAATCATTCCGGCAAATCGCGGAAATATTTATTCGGCAGACGGTAGTTTATTGGCTACCTCTATTCCAAAATACACGATTTATTTTGACCCAATGGCACCTTCGTCTGAAAATTTTGAAAAATACATCGAGCCATTTTCTGATTCTTTGGCAAAAATGATCCCACGAAAATCGGCAAGCGAGTACAAATCTTATTTTAGAAAGGCGCGTTCCAACAAAAAAAGATACATTCATATAGCTACCAAATTAAGCTACACGCAATACATGAAAATGAAATCGTTTCCACTGTTTAATTTGGGAAAATTCAAAGGCGGAATGATTGTGAACCAAGTACATGTACGCGAATATCCAATGGGAATGATTGCTAACAGAACCATTGGCTATGAACGTGTAAATGATGACAAAACCATTACTCGAAAAGGGATTGAAGCTGCTTTTACTGACTATTTAACAGGTAAAGAAGGCAAACGAAAGGTTCAAAAAATGTCGAAAAGTTTGTGGAAACCCATTCACGATGAAAACGAAATCGATCCAAAAGATGGATACGACATCACCACCACAATCGATGTGTATATTCAAGACATTGCCCATCATGCCCTATTAAGTTCTTTGGAATATTACGAAGCCGATCACGGAACAGTGGTGGTTATGGAAACCAATACCGGACAAATAAAAGCTATATCAAATCTGGGGAAAATTGGCGATGGATCGTATCGGGAAACTGTGAATTATGCTGTTTTAGAACGCCATGACCCGGGTTCTACATTTAAATTGGCATCATATTTAGCATTGCTTGATGACGGAAAAGCCGATACAGCAACGATTTATGATACACATAATGGTATTGTAACTTTCTCGGGCAGACAAGTACGCGATTCCAATCGCAGAGGTTACGGAAAAATTTCCTTAGGTAGAGCCTTTGAGGTATCGTCAAACACTGTTGTAACACAAGCGGTTTACAAAGCCTATAAAGACAATCCGAAGGATTTCACCGATAAAATGAAAGATTTTGGTTTCAACGCCACATTGGGAATGGATCTTAAAGGCGAACCAAAATCTTATATTCCTGTGCCGGGCGACCGAAATTGGAGTAAAATTGCCTTACCATGGATGGCTTATGGTTACGGAATTTTGGTTACACCTATGCAAACACTCACTCTTTATAATGCTATTGCAAACAATGGCGAAATGGTAAAGCCACAGTTTGTAAAAGAAATTCGTGATGTGAACCAAGTAATTAGAACTTTTGATAAAGAAGTGATTAATCCGCAAATCGTGAAACCAAAAGTGGTAAAAGAAATGCAGGCGATTATGAAAAATGTGGTTTTAAGAGGAACTGGTAAAGGACTTCGCTCAGACGATTTTTCAATGGCAGGAAAAACAGGTACTGCACAAATGAATTATGGAAACCGTGGTGGTATGTATTATGCCTCGTCGTTCGTTGGATATTTCCCAGCCGAAAACCCAAAATATTCGTGTATCGTAGTCATTCACCGACCAACAAAACACAGTTATTACGGAGGGGATGTTGCCGGACCGGTTTTTAAACGAATTGCACAAAAGATTTTTACCGATGTGCCTTCGTTAAAAGAAATTAAAAATATAGAAACACCATCGCAAAAAGCAGTAAAAAGCTATAAAAACTATTACGCAAACGTGAAACAATCGGGCAATGTTATGCCAAATGTGGTTGGTTTACCAGCGATGGATGCTGTAGCAATTCTTGAAAATTTAGGTTTAAAAGTACAAACCATTGGCTTTGGAAAAGTAACCAAACAATCAGTTGCAAACGGCGAAAAAGTAACAAAAAAACAAACAATTACATTAGAATTAAGTTGA
- a CDS encoding UDP-N-acetylmuramoyl-L-alanyl-D-glutamate--2,6-diaminopimelate ligase, translated as MKQLKDILYKVSIDAVRGSTNVAITAIVFDSRKVVPNCLFIAQKGTLVNGHDYIEKAIENGASAVIYEDDPKVFAENITYIKVSDANKALAQVAAHFYDNPSEKMSLVGVTGTNGKTTIATLLHQLFTKAGYKVGLLSTVKILVGNEEFPATHTTPDSITINRYLNQMVQAGCSYCFMEVSSHGIAQERTHALAFKGGIFTNLSHDHLDYHKTFAEYRNVKKSFFDSLANTSFAISNADDKNGAYMLQNCSAKKITYSIQNVADVHGKIIESQFNGMLLNINQQEVWVQLIGKFNASNLLAIFAAATELGLTKEEVLLHLSTLKSVSGRFQFIVSKTKITAIVDYAHTPDALENVLKTIAEIRTFNEQLITVVGCGGNRDSAKRPEMGRIATENSDTVIFTSDNPRNEDPFEILKQIEAGVEPQNSNRFLTIEDRQQAIKTACKMAKEGDIILIAGKGHEDYQEIKGVKHHFNDLEEVINFLNEFNK; from the coding sequence TTGAAACAATTAAAAGACATATTATACAAAGTATCGATAGATGCTGTTAGAGGTTCTACAAATGTGGCAATCACTGCTATTGTCTTTGATTCGAGAAAAGTGGTTCCAAACTGTTTGTTTATCGCCCAAAAAGGAACATTAGTAAACGGACACGATTATATCGAAAAAGCTATTGAAAATGGTGCTTCTGCCGTAATTTATGAAGATGACCCTAAAGTTTTTGCAGAAAATATAACCTATATTAAAGTAAGCGATGCTAACAAAGCATTGGCGCAAGTAGCTGCTCATTTTTACGATAATCCATCAGAAAAAATGTCATTGGTTGGTGTAACTGGCACAAACGGCAAAACCACGATTGCCACTTTACTGCATCAATTATTTACAAAAGCAGGATATAAAGTTGGGTTGTTATCAACCGTAAAAATTTTGGTAGGCAACGAGGAATTCCCTGCTACGCATACCACACCCGATTCCATCACTATAAACCGCTACTTAAATCAAATGGTTCAAGCAGGTTGCAGCTATTGTTTTATGGAAGTAAGTTCGCACGGAATTGCACAAGAACGTACACATGCATTGGCTTTTAAAGGCGGAATTTTCACTAATTTATCACACGATCATTTAGATTATCACAAAACATTTGCAGAGTATCGTAATGTAAAAAAATCATTTTTCGATTCACTCGCTAACACATCTTTTGCCATCAGTAATGCCGATGACAAAAATGGTGCTTATATGTTGCAAAACTGCTCTGCAAAAAAAATTACATACAGCATTCAAAACGTTGCCGATGTGCATGGCAAAATCATAGAAAGCCAGTTCAACGGTATGTTACTCAACATCAACCAACAAGAAGTTTGGGTGCAGCTAATTGGTAAGTTCAACGCATCAAACCTTTTAGCAATTTTCGCAGCAGCAACCGAATTGGGCTTAACCAAAGAAGAAGTTTTGTTGCATTTAAGTACCTTAAAAAGTGTGTCGGGCAGGTTTCAATTTATTGTTTCAAAAACAAAAATCACAGCCATTGTAGATTACGCACACACTCCGGATGCGTTGGAAAACGTATTAAAAACCATTGCCGAAATCCGCACGTTCAACGAACAATTAATCACAGTAGTTGGTTGTGGCGGAAATCGCGACAGCGCCAAACGACCGGAAATGGGCAGAATTGCAACAGAAAACAGCGATACAGTCATTTTCACGTCAGACAATCCGCGAAATGAAGATCCTTTTGAGATTTTAAAACAAATAGAAGCCGGCGTGGAACCCCAAAACAGCAATCGTTTTCTCACTATTGAAGACCGCCAACAAGCCATAAAAACAGCTTGCAAAATGGCAAAAGAAGGCGATATCATTTTAATTGCTGGCAAAGGTCACGAAGATTATCAAGAAATAAAAGGGGTGAAACACCACTTTAACGATTTAGAGGAAGTTATCAATTTTTTAAACGAATTCAATAAGTAA